CCAGCGCTCGTCCGCGGGCGAGTAACTGATGAAGAAATCCAATGGCCCGGTGTCCCCCGGGGCGATCTGACGAGCCACCATGTATTCATGATGCCGTGAGAAGACAGGCCGATACCGGTCGTTTCCAGGCGTTCGACGGCGCCCTGGTCACAGCGACGCACAAACGTGCGACCCTTCCCTCCGTGCGTGCCTTACTGCTGCGTCTGCATGTCCTCGACCGGGTGGCGATCGGTCTGCTGACCACCGGACTCCTGTGCGTGGCGACGGGACTGCTGCCGAAGGGCTCCGCGTCCGACGCGATGACCCGCATCGCTCCGCTGCTGGCGTTCCTCGGCACGGTGATCGTGCTGGCCGAACTGACCAGCCGCGCCGAGGTGTTCGACGTGGTGGCGGCGCGGGTGGCGCGGGCGGGGCGGGGCAGCTATCCGGTGCTGTTCCTGCTGTGCGTGGCCTTCGCCGCGGTCACGACCATCGCCCTGAACCTGGACACCACGGCCGTCCTGCTGACGCCGGTGATGCTGGCGCTGGCCTCCCGGGTGGGCATCGCGCCGGTGCCGCTGGCGATGACGACGGTATGGCTGGCCAACACGGCGAGCCTGCTGCTGCCGGTGTCCAACCTGACGAACCTGCTGGCCGCCAACCGGGTCGCGCTGTCCCCGCTGGGCCTCGCGGGCCGGATGTGGGCCCCGCAACTCGCCGCGCTCGCCGTGACGATGGCTTGTTTGTGGCTGTTCTTCTGGCGGCGCGACCGGCGTGGGGCCTCTGTTGTGGACGGGTCCGGCCTGATGCACGCCGTGGCGGTGTCGGGCCCGGGCGCGGCCCGGGCGACGGACGTGCGGGTGGACGCCGCCGACCGCTACGTCCCCCCGGCCGTCCACCGTCCCGCCGACGCCGTCCTGTTCCGCGCCTGCGCGCTCGCCTGCGGCGGCTTCCTCATCGCCATCCTGGTGGCCGACGTCCCCCTGTGGATGGCGTCCGGCACGGCGGCGCTGATCGCCGTGGCGGCGTTCGGCCTGCGGCAGCGGTCCGCACTCAGGCTGTCCCTCGTCCCCTGGCGGCTGCTGGTGATGGTGCCGGGCATGTTCCTCGTGGTCGAGACGTTCGACGCGCACGGGCTGCACCACCTGCTCGCCTCCGCGGTCGGCACCGACGGCGGCACGCTCGGCCTGTTCCGCGCGGCGGCGGTCGGCGGCGGCCTGTCCAACGCGCTCAACAACCTGCCGGTGTATCTGGCCGGCGAGGCGGCGGTCCCGGTCGGCAACCACGACCAGCTCCTCGCCCTGCTGATCGGCACCAACGCCGGACCGGTGATCACGCCGTGGGCGTCCCTGGCCACGCTGCTGTGGTACGAACGCTGCCACGCGTACGGCGTCCGGGTGCCGGTCCGCCGCCTGATGGGGACCGGCGCGGTGCTGGCCCTGTGCGCGGTGGGGGCGGCGGTGGCTGCGCTCGCCTTGACGCGCTAGCTGTTCAGCTGCGTTTCAGCCCGCTGACGAACGCCGACCAGGCGGACGCCGAGAAGACGACGGCGGGCCCGGCGGGGTTCTTGCTGTCACGGACGGGGACGTGGGTGGGGGCGGGGGTGTCGTCGACTTCGAGGCAGTTGTCGCTGCTGCCGCCGCTGTAACTGGACTTGCGCCAGCCCGAAAGCGCCGACGCGTCAGGGATGATCGGCTCGCTGCGCTTCATGTTCGTAATCCTCCGCGACAGACCTCAGCAGGCCCATGGTCTTACGGTGCGACAAGGCGTCACCCAGAGCTTGATCGTAGAGCTCCTGACACCCTCGCACCACGGACGGAATTTCGAGGAGACGGCCGCTGTTCACGCCTTCCGCGTATGCGATGGGCGGCATGTCCTCGAACCACATGAGGGAGAGGAAACCTGCCTGGAGGGCATGGGCACCCGCTGAATAAGGGAGCACATGGACGCGGATACGACGGCTCTCGCCCAACTCCGCGATGTGCCGGAGCTGCTCGCACATCACAGCCGGCCCTCCGACCACACGCCGCAGCACCGCTTCATCCAGAAGGAAGCAGACCTCGGGCGAGTGGAAGTTGCTGAGGATGCCCGCTCGATCGAGGCGCGTGGTCACCAACTTGTCGCGGTCCTCGTCACTTTGGCGCGGATAGCCGGTGCCGAGCACTTCGTACGCGTACCGCTTCGTCTGCAGGAGACCTGGCACGAGGCTTGGGGCGTACTCCTTGATGACCGTCGCCTTGCCCTCGAACTCCAGCGCCTCCGCGAAGTGCTCCGCCACCTTCCTGCCGTCCAGCGTCGGCAGGAACCGCTCGAAGAACCCATCCCCGCCCAGCTCCCGATCGAGCCGCCGCGCGTCCTCCACATCCGGCCTCCGCCGCCCCGCCTCGATGTGGGCGATGTGGGTGCGGGACATCACGACACGTTGGCTCAGTTCCTCCTGCGTGAGCCCGGCCGCCTCCCTCCGCCGCTTGAGTTCCTCCCCGTACCGCACCCGCGAGATCGGGTTGTCCTCGATGGCCACGCCTCAACTCCCCCTTGTGCAGACTCCATCGTCACTCTCGGTCATCTTCCGAAGCTACCCGCCCCCGCATCACTCTGTGCATGATTCACCACGGATAGTGAAAGGCGCTGCGATGCAGGACGAGGAAGACGGCCCCGTGCGGGTGTATCTCACGCTGAGGGTGTCCCGGGACGGTGGCCGGACGTGGGGGCCCAGGGTGACGTACCGGCCGCCGAAGAACGCCGCGCCGCTGGATCTGTCGGGGCGGTTCCCGCCGTGCGCGTGTCCCCGGTGCCGGGAGAGAAAGGGCTGACGAGGTCGAGCAGGTGCGGGAGGAGTTCGGGGCGCCCGGCGACGAAGGAACGCCCCGTGTCGGGGCCGCCGAAGCCGCCGCCGAACTCCGTGCCGTCCAGGCGCCGTAGAGCGATGCCTGCCTCGCGGGCGAGAAGCGCGCCGGCGGGCAGGTCGATCGCCTCGGCGCGGTAGCCGACGAAGCCGTCGATGTCCCCTCGGGCCAGCATCGCCCAGGCCACCAGCGGCGCCCAGAGCTGGAGCAGGCGCCGGGAACGCAGTTCGAGGCTGTGCCTGAGGGAGCAGGCCACGGGGTCGTCGCGGGAGACGGCGTGGCCCTGCGTCCAGGCGAGCAGGGGCCCGGCGGCGGGAAGCGGGCGGGACGCCAGGGGGGCGGTGAGCCGTCCGGCGGGACCGTGCGCCCCGCCGCCGCGCCGCGCGGACCACGTACGGCCGGTCATCGGATCGTGGACGACGCCCACCACCGGTGCGTCGTCGACGCACAGGGCGATGCCGACGACGTACACGGCGAGCCCGATGACCACGTTGTTGCTGCCGTCGAGGGGGTCGATGAGCCAGGTCCGGCCGGCGCCTGCGCCGTCGCCGGCGAGTTCGCCGGACTCCTCGGCGAGGATCCGGTCGTGCGGGAAGCGTTCGCGGATGCGTCCGATCACCAGTTGCTCGGCTGCCAGGTCCAGGTCCGTGACCACGTCACCCCGTTGTCCCTTGGGGCGGGCGGCGAAGCCGTCGGGGAAGCGGGACCGCAGCAGCGCCCCGGCCTCCTCTGCGGCGGCCACGGCCGCGGCGTGCTCGGAGGACCAGGCGTCAGGGTTCGGGCTCATGGATCCTCCTCAGGGCGGCCCGGGCGATGCGGGCGGTCTGGGTCGCGTCGCACGTCCGGCGCACCATGCGGTGCCCGGGTGCGGACGGCGGGCCCAGCGAGAGGTCCACCCGGCCGGGCAGGGTCCGCCCCAGGACCAGCGTGGCGGCGGGGCGGCCGTCCGGCACCACGCTGGTGTGGAACTCACCCGCCGGGAGGGCGTAGCTCTGGCCGCGCATGCTGGTCTCCCGCACGCCGGGCTGGCAGCGCACGAGCCGCCCGGTGGGTCGCAGTTCGTCCACGCCGGTCGGATCGCTGAGCACCTCGAAGACGCGATGCGTGGGGTCGGCGGCGTGGTCGTCGACGTGCACGCGCCGGTTGTCGAGCCGGCCGTACAGCACGGTGCTGGTCAAGTCCCAGCTGTGGCAGTGCACTTGGGGCGCGGAGGCGTCGGGTTCGGACTCGGGTGTGCCGAAGACGTGGACGCAGACGCCGTCGGGGCCGTCGCGCAGCACGGGCAGGCAGACGAACCCGAGCGGGTGGCGTACGGCGTGCAGGGTGCGGCGGCCCGAGACGATCCGGTCGAGTTCCGCCACGGCGTGCCGGATCAGCTCGGCGGTGGCGTGCCGCCGGGCGGCCCGTTCGAGGGCCGGGTAGTCCATGTTCCTTCCCCCCTTGGCCGGAACACGGCGCTCACCTGCGGTACGGGTTCTCCGCGCGCAGCGCCTTGTCGATGATGTCGCCGACGTCACGGTCGGTGAAGCTCGGCGGAAGCGGCAGTCCGAGCCGGTCGAGCAGGCGTCCGACCTCGTCCACGGTGGGTTCGTCGGCGAGCGGGACGGCCTCGCGCAGATCGAGCTTGACCGCCTGTTCCCGGCTCTGGTGCAGCTCGGTGACGTAGTAGTCGTAGAGCGGCCGGTCCCGCTCCACGTACAGGCCGACCCGGCTGGGGTCGTCCTGGGTGATGATCAGGCAGGTGTCCGAGAGGTCGAACCGCAGGGCCGGTGCGACGGAGGACAGATGGACGTCGATCTCCAGGGTGTCCAGCCGCTGCCGGTGCCAGCTCGCGGCGACGACGGTGGCGTACGCCTCCTTGCGGGTACGCTCCACGGTCCACGCGGCGCGGTCGCCGCCGGGGCCGAAGGTGCTGCGGAAGCGGGCGTAGGCGGCGCACACGGCGTCGTCGGCGGGATTGATGATGTCGATCTTCATGCTGAGCGAGCGCCGCTGCCGCTGCGCCTCCAGCACGCACTCGGGGAGGGTGACGGCGCGCAGGTAGGTGCCGGTGCCGCCCTTGAACACCCAGCGGGTGGTGGTGCGCCGGGCCCGTTCGTGCGCGAGGGCGACCTCGGCTGCGGACAGGGTGCGCACCATCGCCAGATCCTCGACGGCCCGGCTGGTCGCCGTGGTGGCGGTGCGGATGTCGGCCATCCGCCGGCGGCGCTCGGTGAGCGAGCCGTACACCAGCGCGGCGAGCACGAGCAGCGTGGCGCCGGAGACGATGTTGTCGTCCATGTTCTGGTTGAGGACGTCCATGAGTCCGACGACCACGGCGACGACGATCGCCACGATCCCGTCGGCGTTGCGGACCGCCCAGGCGATCCCGTTCTCCAGCCGGCGCCCGGCCCCCTGCGGCGAACTGCTCGTCACGTCCACCCTCCCCCGACGGTGACTTCCATCGTAGGAGGCGGAGCCCCCGCTCAGCCATGCCCCAATCGGCCGTGAAATGCCCTGGCGCGCTCGCTTGCGCACCACCCGAACGCAGACATGTCGGTCCGTCAGATCCGGTACGGTGACGTCCATCATGCAGTCAGGCCGAAGGTGAGTTGCACTTCTGCCATCTCGCACTCTGCGACTCGTCGTTCTGCGGCGCCCGTCCAGCGCACACTAAACCGACCTGCGGTGGCACGTCCCTGTGCGCGCAACTAGTGAGGTATTCCCTGGCGATATGACAATCTGCTACATTGCACATCGGACCTTCATGGTAGGGAGGTGGCGATCGTGAGCACTCCGAGCGCTGCCGTGCAGCGCCTCCGTCTGAGAACGGAGTTGCGGAAGGCTCGGAATCACGTGGGACTGACGCAGCGTGAGGTCGCCACGAAGATGTACTGGAGCCCGTCCAAGCTGATCAGGATCGAGGCCGGAGAGGTCGCGATCTCGGTCAACGACCTGAAGGCGCTGCTGAGCGAGTACGGGGTGACGGACCGCCGCAAGGTCGACGAGCTGCTGCAGTTGGCGCGTGGCAGCCGCAAGATGCCCTACACCGAGTACCGGGACGTGCTGAGCAAGGAATTCCTGTCCTTCCTGGCCCTGGAGTCGTCCGCCGCGATCATCCGCGGGTTCCACTTCTTCGTGGTGCCCGGACTCTTCCAGACCGAGGAGTACATGCGGGCCATGGCCGCCGGGACCGGGCAGGCGACCTCGCCGGAACGCCTGGACCGGCTCGTCGAGGCCAGGCTGGCGCGACAGGAGATCCTCGAGGGCGACGAGGGGCCGGAGCTGTTCCTGATCCTTGACGAGTCGGTCATCCGCCGGCAGATCGGCGGCCCGAAGGTCATGCGGAACCAGTTGGAGCGGCTGGCGGAGCTGAGCACGCATCCGCGGATCACCATCCAGGTGCTCCCCTTCGCGGTGGGCGCGCACCGGGGCCTGATGGGACCTTTCACGCACTTCGAGTTCCGCGAGGAGGGAATGCCGGACTCGGTCTATCTCGAGAACCCGCGAGGAGAGTCGTACGCGAGCAACGACCCGGAGGTCACCGGCCAGTACCTGGAGACGTTCTGGGGGCTGGAGGACCAGGCGCTCCGCGACGACATCGGCACGGTTCTGCGCAACGTGGCGGCCGGTGTCGGGGACGTCAGCCCCGACCTGACACCGCCCGTGCCCGCCGAGGCCCCCTGACGGCGGCACGGCGGGACGGCAACAGCAGGACCAGGAACGGCACGCGGAAGGGCCGCACCCCCGGACCCGGTGACGGGTCACCGGCCACGACGCGTCGGACCACGAGGCAAGGCGCTGCCCGCAGCCGCACCGCAGGCTGCGGTTTCTGACCAGGGATCACCGAGGTGGCCGATGGCAAGGTCGCACGTGGGCGCCGGGTTCTCCCGACGCGGTCGGCGAGGGGTTCGGGGGTGCGGGCATGGCCGGACGTAGGCGGGTGGACACATGGATCCACATCTGCAACGAGATCATCCACCACGTGCTGCCGTCCCGCACGCGCACGGTGCATCTGCTGGTGCTCGTCACCGTCCCGCCGGCCGTGCTCGGCGGCTTCTTCACCGTACTGTTCACGGTCCTGGTGCCGGATCCGGGCCGCTGGCTCGGCGTACTGGGCTGCAGCGCCGGCGTACTGGTCACGGCGCGGCTGCGGCGGTGGCTCGGACGCCGGGCACCGGTCCGCGAGCTCATTCCAGCGGAACCAGCAGGTCGCTCCGACGCCGGGCCCGAGCCGTCAGCATCCGGTGAGCCGCCCGGTGGAGAGAGTGCCCCCACCAACCTGCGGCCACCATGACGAGTGACGCGGCCAGGATTCCCAGCGGTGTCGAGTCGAAGAGGCCGGCGGCACCGTATCCGGCGCCGTACGCCAGGGTGCCGGACACGATCACGTAGACCGCCTGTGTCCAGAGCAGGGACCGAGGAGAGGGAGAGGGAACAGCACGCGTCATCGATCATCCCCTCGTGAGATGCCTCCCGTCAGCCTAGCGCGCCGTGTGCCGGAAGGAGTGGGTCCGGAACCGACGGGCCCTCGGCAGGCCACGGAACCGGCCATGCCGTACGGACGTTCCCGTCACGGCGCGATGTGTCATGTCCTTTCCCGTGAGGCATTGTTACGGTGAAGGACGAGTGCTGGTTTTCCGTTGCGCGATGACTCGGGCTGAGGGGGACGAGGGCCCGTAACCGGTCGACGGCAGGTGGCACCTCACCTTGCCGGGCGAACCGGGTCGGCAGTCCCTCCGCAAACGAGGCGGAGGAGGCGTGAGTGGCAGAGCCGTGGGCGTGGCGCAAGAGCAGTTTCAGTGACCTCGGAACGGACGACTGCGTCGAGGTAGCCTGCACCGGTGAGCGGATCATGGTCCGTGACACCAAGCACAGGGACCACGCCACCCTTCGCTTCACACCGGCCAGTTGGCGTGCGTTTCTGTCCCGGCCCGAGGCGCTGGGACCGTCCGCTCGCGCAGGCGGGCACTAGCGCCCCACGACACTGTTCCACCGCCGGGGATCATCAGGGAATCCAGCCACTGAGGACGTACGTCCGGAGGGCCGCTGCACTCGGGCCTGCTCGGCGGCGCGTCCACCCGGGAGCAGGCGGCACGGCTCGAACTGACCGGGCGGGAGCTGGAGTTCGTCGCGGGAGAAGCCGCGGCCGACTGACACGGCGCGGCCCCCGGGCGGGGAGGTGAACCCGTCCGGGGGCCGCTCACCGGCTGCCGTGCGCGGTGCTTACGCGTCCAGCGAGGTCATCACGTGCTTGATGCGCGTGTAGTCCTCGAAGCCGTACGCCGACAGGTCCTTGCCGTAGCCGGACTTCTTGAAGCCGCCGTGCGGCATCTCGGCGACCAGCGGGATGTGGGTGTTGATCCACACGCAGCCGAAGTCGAGCTTCTTGGACATGCGCATCGCGCGGGCGTGGTCCTTGGTCCACACGGAGGAGGCGAGGGCGTACTCGACGCCGTTGGCGTACTCGACGGCCTGGTCCTCGTCGGAGAAGGACTGCACGGTGATGACCGGGCCGAAGACCTCCTTCTGGATGATCTCGTCGTCCTGCTTGACGCCGGAGACGACGGTCGGCGCGAAGAAGTAGCCCTTGTCGCCGACGCGCTTGCCGCCGGCCTCCACGCGCGCGTGGGCGGGCAGCCGCTCGATGAAGCCCTCGACCTGCTTGAGCTGGTTGGGGTTGTTGAGCGGGCCGAACAGGACGTCCTCGTCGTCCGGCTGACCGGTCTTGGTCTCCTCCGCGGCCTTCGCGAGCGCGGCCACGAACTCGTCGTGGATGGCCTCGTGGACGAGGACGCGGCAGGCCGCCGTACAGTCCTGGCCGGCGTTGAAGAAGCCCGCCACGGAGATGTCCTCGACGGCCTTGGCGATGTCGGTGTCCTCGAAGACGACGACCGGGGCCTTGCCGCCCAGCTCCAGGTGGACGCGCTTGAGGTCCTTCGACGCCGACTCGGCGACCGACATGCCGGCGCGGACCGAGCCGGTGATCGACGCCATGGCCGGGATGTCGTGCTCGACCATCAGGCGGCCGGTGTCGCGGTCGCC
This genomic interval from Streptomyces sp. NBC_00557 contains the following:
- a CDS encoding inositol monophosphatase family protein — encoded protein: MSPNPDAWSSEHAAAVAAAEEAGALLRSRFPDGFAARPKGQRGDVVTDLDLAAEQLVIGRIRERFPHDRILAEESGELAGDGAGAGRTWLIDPLDGSNNVVIGLAVYVVGIALCVDDAPVVGVVHDPMTGRTWSARRGGGAHGPAGRLTAPLASRPLPAAGPLLAWTQGHAVSRDDPVACSLRHSLELRSRRLLQLWAPLVAWAMLARGDIDGFVGYRAEAIDLPAGALLAREAGIALRRLDGTEFGGGFGGPDTGRSFVAGRPELLPHLLDLVSPFSPGTGDTRTAGTAPTDPAARRSSAAGTSPWAPTSGHRPGTPSA
- a CDS encoding helix-turn-helix domain-containing protein, which encodes MAIEDNPISRVRYGEELKRRREAAGLTQEELSQRVVMSRTHIAHIEAGRRRPDVEDARRLDRELGGDGFFERFLPTLDGRKVAEHFAEALEFEGKATVIKEYAPSLVPGLLQTKRYAYEVLGTGYPRQSDEDRDKLVTTRLDRAGILSNFHSPEVCFLLDEAVLRRVVGGPAVMCEQLRHIAELGESRRIRVHVLPYSAGAHALQAGFLSLMWFEDMPPIAYAEGVNSGRLLEIPSVVRGCQELYDQALGDALSHRKTMGLLRSVAEDYEHEAQRADHP
- a CDS encoding DUF397 domain-containing protein — protein: MAEPWAWRKSSFSDLGTDDCVEVACTGERIMVRDTKHRDHATLRFTPASWRAFLSRPEALGPSARAGGH
- a CDS encoding helix-turn-helix domain-containing protein, producing the protein MQRLRLRTELRKARNHVGLTQREVATKMYWSPSKLIRIEAGEVAISVNDLKALLSEYGVTDRRKVDELLQLARGSRKMPYTEYRDVLSKEFLSFLALESSAAIIRGFHFFVVPGLFQTEEYMRAMAAGTGQATSPERLDRLVEARLARQEILEGDEGPELFLILDESVIRRQIGGPKVMRNQLERLAELSTHPRITIQVLPFAVGAHRGLMGPFTHFEFREEGMPDSVYLENPRGESYASNDPEVTGQYLETFWGLEDQALRDDIGTVLRNVAAGVGDVSPDLTPPVPAEAP
- a CDS encoding gamma-aminobutyraldehyde dehydrogenase is translated as MSTELRRLRNYIDGEFRDAADGRTTEVVNPATGEAYATAPLSGKADVDAAMEAAARAFPAWRDTTPAERQKALLKIADAFEERAEELIAAEVENTGKPIGLTRSEEIPPMVDQIRFFAGAARMLEGRSAGEYMEGMTSIIRREPVGVCAQVAPWNYPMMMAVWKFAPAIAAGNTVVLKPSDTTPASTVLIADIIGSILPKGVFNVICGDRDTGRLMVEHDIPAMASITGSVRAGMSVAESASKDLKRVHLELGGKAPVVVFEDTDIAKAVEDISVAGFFNAGQDCTAACRVLVHEAIHDEFVAALAKAAEETKTGQPDDEDVLFGPLNNPNQLKQVEGFIERLPAHARVEAGGKRVGDKGYFFAPTVVSGVKQDDEIIQKEVFGPVITVQSFSDEDQAVEYANGVEYALASSVWTKDHARAMRMSKKLDFGCVWINTHIPLVAEMPHGGFKKSGYGKDLSAYGFEDYTRIKHVMTSLDA
- a CDS encoding DUF397 domain-containing protein translates to MKRSEPIIPDASALSGWRKSSYSGGSSDNCLEVDDTPAPTHVPVRDSKNPAGPAVVFSASAWSAFVSGLKRS
- a CDS encoding SLC13 family permease, producing the protein MRALLLRLHVLDRVAIGLLTTGLLCVATGLLPKGSASDAMTRIAPLLAFLGTVIVLAELTSRAEVFDVVAARVARAGRGSYPVLFLLCVAFAAVTTIALNLDTTAVLLTPVMLALASRVGIAPVPLAMTTVWLANTASLLLPVSNLTNLLAANRVALSPLGLAGRMWAPQLAALAVTMACLWLFFWRRDRRGASVVDGSGLMHAVAVSGPGAARATDVRVDAADRYVPPAVHRPADAVLFRACALACGGFLIAILVADVPLWMASGTAALIAVAAFGLRQRSALRLSLVPWRLLVMVPGMFLVVETFDAHGLHHLLASAVGTDGGTLGLFRAAAVGGGLSNALNNLPVYLAGEAAVPVGNHDQLLALLIGTNAGPVITPWASLATLLWYERCHAYGVRVPVRRLMGTGAVLALCAVGAAVAALALTR